A stretch of Lathyrus oleraceus cultivar Zhongwan6 chromosome 6, CAAS_Psat_ZW6_1.0, whole genome shotgun sequence DNA encodes these proteins:
- the LOC127095346 gene encoding uncharacterized protein LOC127095346, translated as MNGEMVIETPVKGPVTTTSVCLNCPLLILDKDFGIDLIFLPLENLDVILGMNWLEFNHVNINCYNKLVWFLTLGEEEEVGFLSARGLKELLEEEAQVFALFVVLSSKRRAVIDELQVVRDFLEVFLDDISDVPPEREVEFSIDLVPGGVLMQDGKVVAYASRKLRIHEINYPTHDLELIAVVFMLKIWRHYLYGSIFEVFSDHKGLKYLFDQRELNMR; from the exons ATGAATGGAGAAATGGTTATCGAAACTCCTGTTAAGGGTCCggtgactactacttcagtttgtttgaattgtcctttgtTAATCCTTGATAAAGATTTTGGCATTGATCTTATTTTCTTACCATTGGAGAATCTTGATGTTATCTTGGGGATGAACTGGTTAGAGTTCAATCATGTTAATATCAATTGTTATAACAAGTTGGTGTGGTTTCTTACTCTTGGTGAGGAAGAAGAAGTTGGTTTCTTGTCTGCTAGAGGGTTGAAGGAGCTTTTGGAAGAGGAAGCTCAGGTGTTTGCGCTGTTCGTGGTGTTATCTTCTAAACGTCGGGCGGTGATTGATGAATTACAGGTAGTGCGGGATTTTTTAGAGGTGTTTCTAGATGACATTTCAGATGTACCGCCAGAGAGAGAGGTGGAGTTTTCTATTGATCTTGTCCCTG GTGGTGTGCTAATGCAAGATGGAaaggttgtggcttatgcttcaCGAAAGTTGAGGATTCATGAGATAAACTATCCTACTCATGATTTGGAGTTGATTGCGGTGGTGTTCATGTTGAAAATTTGGAGGCATTATCTCTATGGTTCCATATTT
- the LOC127095347 gene encoding uncharacterized protein LOC127095347 produces the protein MDFSEAQKVRFGSHMLAEEVDDWWVNTRQVLDVATEVVTWVVFCRGNLRKYFPENVRGKKEIEFLELKQGNFSVTEYASKFVELAKLYLHYSEIKRFSELVNNCRIYEDDSKARSTHYKGLSERRGKHILNCRKPYNAPADKGKQRPADGKRLSGGDAPTPLKCYRCGELGHRVSECKSDMKKCCKYGKLGHLVADCKENMVTCYNYGEPKHISTHFPKPKQASNGGNVFVLTGT, from the exons CGAGGAAGTCGATGACTGGTGGGTCAACACTCGTCAGGTGTTGGATGTTGCAACTGAAGTTGTAACTTGGGTTGTGTTCTGCAGGGGAAATCTGAGAAAGTACTTTCCTGAGAATGTTCGTGGGAAGAAGGAGATTGAGTTTCTAGAGTTGAAGCAAGGTAACTTttcggttactgagtatgcttCCAAATTTGTGGAACTTGCTAAGTTGTACCTTCATTACAGTGAG ATCAAGAGGTTTTCAGAGTTGGTGAACAACTGTAGAATTTATGAGGATGATAGTAAGGCTCGGTCGACTCACTACAAGGGGTTGAGCGAGAGAAGAGGAAAGCATATTCTGAATTGTAGGAAGCCATATAATGCTCCAGCTGATAAAGGTAAACAGAGACCTGCTGATGGTAAGAGGCTAAGTGGGGGAGATGCTCCTACTCCTCTTAAGTGCTATAGGTGCGGTGAGCTGGGTCATCGTGTTAGTGAGTGCAAGAGTGATATGAAGAAGTGTTGCAAGTATGGGAAGTTAGGACATCTGGTTGCTGATTGCAAAGAGAACATGGTGACATGCTACAACTATGGTGAACCTAAACATATTAGCACTCATTTCCCAAAGCCtaagcaagcttcaaatggagGAAATGTGTTCGTTCTGACAGGGACTTAG